In one Agathobacter rectalis ATCC 33656 genomic region, the following are encoded:
- a CDS encoding gamma carbonic anhydrase family protein — MAYYIAEGAVVKGQVTMADGASVWYNATVRGDSEPIEIGRNSNIQDNAVVHVDLSHSVRIGDNVTIGHSAIVHGCTIGDNTLIGMGAIVLNGARIGKNCIIGAGALVTQGTDIPDGSLAFGSPAKVIRALTADEIEENHRNAMHYVEIARESLI, encoded by the coding sequence ATGGCATATTATATAGCAGAAGGTGCCGTTGTTAAGGGTCAGGTGACAATGGCTGACGGAGCAAGCGTATGGTATAATGCAACTGTAAGAGGCGATTCAGAACCGATAGAAATAGGCAGAAATTCGAATATACAGGACAATGCAGTGGTACATGTGGACTTAAGCCACAGTGTCAGAATTGGTGACAATGTGACAATAGGACACAGCGCAATTGTTCACGGGTGTACTATAGGTGATAATACACTCATCGGCATGGGTGCCATCGTGCTAAATGGAGCAAGGATTGGTAAAAACTGCATAATAGGTGCGGGCGCTCTTGTCACCCAGGGCACCGATATTCCTGACGGAAGCCTCGCATTTGGTTCTCCGGCAAAGGTGATCAGGGCACTGACCGCTGATGAGATAGAGGAGAATCATCGCAATGCCATGCATTATGTGGAGATTGCGAGGGAGTCGCTGATTTAA
- a CDS encoding DUF4194 domain-containing protein, with the protein MFEYMENVSPNEAENIRKTIQDLLRQTCILQMKCDPVTLIQRDNPRYQVCLRNREFISDYLAVLDCELVHDQQEHLFRITGDGVMLEKMTLLTARIVIIMKIIYRDKIMGEGLNATTTNLAEIREYGRNTNLITRKLTNQEWSDALLLMKTHQMIELPGAIANLEDNTPIYIYGTVNIFCSAMDINELVRMYSDEVELIKYDNESAATLEAAGLNTEGSSVNHTHEFAKNSEMEELPIESV; encoded by the coding sequence ATGTTTGAATATATGGAGAATGTTTCGCCAAATGAGGCAGAAAATATTAGAAAAACTATTCAGGATCTGTTGAGGCAGACCTGTATTTTGCAAATGAAGTGTGACCCCGTTACATTGATTCAAAGAGACAATCCAAGGTATCAGGTGTGTCTTAGAAACAGAGAGTTTATCTCTGATTATCTGGCTGTGCTTGACTGTGAGCTGGTTCATGACCAGCAGGAGCATCTTTTCAGGATAACGGGTGATGGTGTCATGCTCGAGAAGATGACTCTTCTGACTGCAAGGATTGTCATTATAATGAAGATTATATACAGGGATAAAATCATGGGCGAGGGGCTTAATGCGACAACAACGAATCTGGCGGAGATTCGTGAGTATGGCAGAAATACCAATCTGATTACCAGAAAGCTCACTAATCAGGAATGGTCAGACGCTCTTTTGCTTATGAAAACACATCAGATGATTGAACTGCCGGGGGCTATTGCAAACCTGGAGGACAACACACCAATCTATATTTATGGCACAGTAAATATATTCTGCTCAGCCATGGATATAAATGAGCTTGTGCGCATGTACAGTGATGAGGTGGAGCTGATTAAGTATGATAACGAGTCGGCTGCAACACTTGAAGCTGCCGGATTGAATACAGAAGGCAGTTCTGTAAACCATACCCATGAATTTGCCAAGAACAGTGAAATGGAGGAGTTACCAATTGAGTCAGTCTAA
- the trpS gene encoding tryptophan--tRNA ligase, translating to MEKIILTGDRPTGRLHIGHYVGSLRRRVELQNSGEYDKIFIMIADAQALTDNFDNPEKIRQNIIEVALDYLSAGLDPAKSTLFVQSQIPELTELTFFYSNLVTVSRLQRNPTVKNEIKLRNFEASIPVGFFNYPISQAADITAFKATTVPVGEDQLPMIEQTREIVRKFNSIYDEVLVEPDVLLPENEACCRLPGTDGGQKMSKSLGNCIYLADTEADVKKKIMSMYTDPTHIQISDPGHVEGNTVFTYLDAFSKPGHFEEYLPEYANLQELKDHYTRGGLGDVKIKKFLNNIMQEELSPIRARRAEYEKDIPAVYEILRKGSETAREAAAQTMAEVKRAMRINYFEDAELIKSQSQKYAEK from the coding sequence ATGGAAAAAATTATTTTAACAGGAGACAGACCAACAGGAAGACTCCATATAGGACATTACGTGGGCTCCCTTCGCAGAAGAGTTGAGCTTCAGAATTCAGGAGAGTATGACAAAATATTTATCATGATTGCCGATGCACAGGCACTCACAGACAATTTTGACAACCCTGAGAAAATCAGACAGAATATCATAGAGGTAGCACTTGATTACCTCTCAGCAGGACTCGACCCGGCCAAGTCTACACTGTTTGTGCAGTCACAGATACCGGAGCTTACTGAGCTTACATTTTTCTACTCAAATCTCGTTACAGTATCGAGACTTCAGAGAAACCCTACAGTAAAGAACGAGATTAAGCTAAGAAATTTCGAGGCAAGTATACCGGTTGGCTTTTTCAATTATCCAATCAGTCAGGCAGCAGATATCACTGCCTTCAAGGCTACAACTGTTCCGGTTGGAGAGGACCAGCTCCCAATGATAGAGCAGACCAGGGAGATTGTCAGAAAGTTTAATTCTATCTATGATGAGGTGCTCGTTGAGCCGGATGTGCTTTTACCTGAGAATGAGGCATGCTGCAGACTTCCGGGTACAGACGGTGGACAGAAGATGAGCAAATCATTAGGCAACTGTATCTATCTGGCAGATACAGAGGCAGATGTAAAGAAGAAAATCATGAGCATGTATACAGATCCGACACATATCCAGATTTCAGATCCGGGACATGTGGAGGGCAATACAGTATTCACATATCTTGATGCTTTCTCTAAGCCGGGACATTTTGAGGAGTATCTGCCGGAGTATGCTAACCTTCAGGAGCTTAAGGACCACTATACAAGAGGCGGTCTTGGTGATGTGAAGATTAAGAAATTCCTCAACAACATCATGCAGGAGGAACTTTCACCTATCCGCGCAAGAAGAGCAGAGTATGAGAAGGATATTCCGGCTGTATATGAGATACTAAGGAAGGGCAGCGAGACAGCAAGAGAGGCTGCAGCACAGACAATGGCAGAGGTCAAGCGCGCCATGAGGATAAATTACTTTGAGGATGCAGAGCTTATAAAGAGCCAGAGTCAGAAATATGCTGAGAAGTAA
- the ybaK gene encoding Cys-tRNA(Pro) deacylase encodes MGKKEAKTNAIRILETMKIPYEARTYECDDFVDAAQIADKLGLDHAGMYKTITTVGKSGGYYVFVVPIDDEIDFKKAAKAAGEKSIEMLHLKDLTKVTGYIRGGCTSIGMKKQYPTFIHEAAKEQDKITVSGGRLGLQITLSPDDLCRAAKAEYVDIIK; translated from the coding sequence ATGGGAAAAAAAGAAGCAAAGACAAATGCAATAAGAATACTGGAAACAATGAAGATTCCATATGAGGCACGCACATACGAGTGCGATGACTTTGTGGATGCAGCTCAGATAGCAGACAAGCTGGGGCTTGACCACGCAGGCATGTACAAGACTATCACGACAGTCGGCAAAAGCGGCGGATACTATGTGTTTGTGGTACCGATAGATGACGAAATTGATTTCAAAAAAGCCGCAAAGGCAGCAGGTGAGAAGTCCATAGAGATGCTGCATCTCAAGGATTTGACAAAGGTTACAGGCTATATAAGAGGCGGCTGTACATCAATCGGAATGAAAAAACAGTATCCTACATTTATCCATGAGGCAGCTAAGGAGCAGGACAAAATCACGGTCAGCGGAGGCAGGCTTGGGCTTCAGATTACGCTGTCACCGGATGATTTGTGCAGGGCGGCAAAGGCAGAGTATGTAGATATCATAAAATAA
- a CDS encoding MFS transporter: protein MKSKEDNTQKKTKKLSSKELSWVLYDVGNSAYTLLACALIPIWYKSLAVGDGAGQISSDRATAYYAVAIAVMTVVSALIGPVCGAIADHMRIKKAIFSTTVVVGVSACILNGFTPTWVLFLVIYVLTKIFYNASLVFYDSMLVDVTTKDRMDEVSSYGYAWGYLGSCVPFLVSLAAYICGPDMLGYISNRLSMIIGFAVTGIWWFVVTIPLFKSYKQVNYVSDAADKDIHKNFENDAFIRDNIKEKNKTNKNPGVLRLIADAFAQIFGTIKKIATKDKKVGLFLVAFFLYIDGVGTIIDNCINIGTDLKLDSVGQVVFLLFTQIVACIGSLVFGRLSQTYKTTTLLYVCIAGYFAVCLYALTLHDMIGFGIMAFGVGCFQGSLQALSRSYFSKIIPPENSGEYFGIYDIFAKGASFLGSLVIAAVKLAGGTINVAVATMAIFFAVGFVFLRLADRYDAPRHENN from the coding sequence ATGAAATCAAAAGAAGACAATACACAAAAGAAAACCAAAAAGCTCTCATCAAAGGAGCTCTCATGGGTATTATATGATGTGGGAAATTCCGCATACACACTGCTTGCGTGTGCGCTCATACCGATATGGTACAAAAGCCTTGCCGTTGGAGATGGTGCAGGGCAGATTTCATCTGACAGGGCAACCGCGTATTATGCGGTGGCAATAGCTGTGATGACAGTTGTATCAGCACTTATCGGGCCTGTCTGTGGTGCGATAGCAGACCATATGCGCATCAAAAAGGCTATTTTTTCAACGACCGTAGTTGTAGGAGTGTCGGCATGTATACTTAACGGTTTTACACCTACATGGGTGCTGTTTCTTGTTATCTATGTGCTTACAAAGATATTTTACAATGCATCGCTGGTGTTTTATGACTCGATGCTTGTCGATGTGACGACAAAGGATAGAATGGACGAGGTGTCTTCCTACGGCTATGCCTGGGGATATCTGGGCTCGTGTGTGCCGTTTCTTGTTTCACTTGCAGCGTACATCTGTGGACCGGATATGCTTGGATACATATCAAACCGCCTATCGATGATAATAGGCTTTGCGGTTACAGGAATTTGGTGGTTTGTTGTTACAATTCCATTGTTTAAGAGCTATAAACAGGTGAATTATGTATCGGATGCAGCAGATAAAGATATTCATAAGAATTTTGAAAATGATGCATTTATAAGAGACAATATCAAAGAGAAAAACAAAACAAACAAAAATCCGGGAGTCCTAAGACTTATAGCTGACGCATTTGCACAGATTTTTGGAACAATCAAAAAAATAGCTACAAAAGATAAAAAAGTAGGACTGTTTTTGGTTGCTTTTTTCCTTTACATAGATGGTGTAGGTACTATAATAGATAACTGTATAAACATAGGAACTGATTTAAAGCTCGATTCAGTGGGACAGGTAGTGTTTTTACTTTTTACACAGATAGTGGCATGCATCGGTTCACTTGTTTTTGGAAGACTGTCACAGACATACAAAACTACAACACTTTTGTATGTCTGCATTGCGGGATATTTTGCAGTTTGTCTATATGCACTTACACTGCATGATATGATTGGCTTTGGAATCATGGCGTTTGGTGTGGGATGCTTCCAGGGCTCATTGCAGGCGCTGTCACGCTCATATTTTTCAAAGATTATTCCTCCTGAGAACTCGGGAGAGTATTTCGGAATCTATGATATTTTTGCAAAAGGAGCTTCGTTTTTAGGCTCGCTTGTCATAGCGGCAGTAAAGCTTGCGGGCGGCACGATAAATGTGGCGGTTGCAACTATGGCAATATTCTTTGCAGTGGGATTTGTATTTTTAAGGCTTGCAGACAGATATGATGCACCGAGGCATGAAAATAACTAA
- a CDS encoding glycerophosphodiester phosphodiesterase, which translates to MINTEGTKVWAHRGASGYAPENTLEAFKKAEKMKADGVELDVQLTKDGELVVIHDETVDRVSGEKGFVKDYTLKELKRLNVSKHMPSYDKKTRIPTLDEVFDLLKNTEMTINIELKNGIVQYKNLEKKVLALVEEYDMLDRIWCSSFNHESIVRMKKLCPDMRCGLLFSDIIVNPAEYASELHVDALHPATYHMQDENYIDKAHGRGLRAHVWTVNEKHEMKALVKAEADAIITNYPDIAVEIVKNA; encoded by the coding sequence ATGATAAACACAGAGGGAACAAAGGTCTGGGCACACAGAGGAGCATCCGGATATGCACCGGAGAACACACTTGAGGCATTCAAGAAGGCAGAAAAGATGAAGGCTGACGGCGTGGAGCTTGATGTGCAGCTCACAAAGGATGGAGAGCTTGTGGTCATACACGATGAGACCGTGGACAGAGTGAGTGGTGAGAAAGGCTTTGTAAAGGACTATACACTCAAGGAGCTGAAGCGCCTCAATGTGTCAAAGCACATGCCGTCCTATGACAAGAAGACTCGTATTCCAACACTCGATGAGGTGTTTGACCTGCTCAAAAACACAGAGATGACCATAAATATCGAGCTCAAAAACGGTATCGTACAGTACAAAAATCTGGAGAAAAAGGTACTGGCGCTCGTGGAAGAGTATGATATGCTTGACCGAATCTGGTGCTCATCATTCAATCACGAGTCGATTGTGCGCATGAAAAAGCTTTGCCCTGATATGAGGTGCGGTCTGCTTTTTTCTGACATTATAGTAAATCCGGCAGAGTATGCAAGCGAGCTTCATGTGGATGCGCTTCATCCGGCAACCTACCATATGCAGGATGAAAACTACATTGACAAGGCGCACGGAAGAGGACTTAGAGCTCATGTATGGACTGTAAACGAAAAGCATGAGATGAAGGCACTTGTCAAGGCAGAAGCAGATGCAATTATAACAAATTATCCGGATATTGCTGTTGAAATAGTTAAAAATGCCTAA
- the ppk1 gene encoding polyphosphate kinase 1 — MKKLEEVYTNRELSWLQFNERVLNEAGNPRVPLAERLTFASIYQTNLDEFFMVRVGSLMMQMNSKEKIFENKTKMSSEEQVSAILDRVCELEKKKARIYEQLMGELEPKGVRIINFNKLSKDEGDLLEAYFDAHIAPFLSPMIIGKQQPFPFLANKQLYAVVLLTTQKGKKKTGIVPCSNSVFKRLIEIPTRPGTFMLSEELILHFVSKLYPKYVIREKSIMRVTRNADIDAQSMYDEDMDYRNMMEELIKRRVRLDPVRVELSRKINRKAIDELSSFLEIGKKHFISVKTPLDMSFVFQLQHYLRDKQELFFEKRTPRDTPELSLKESILGQVEKKDVLLSYPFESMKPFIKMLNDAAEDPDVVSIKMTLYRVADKSQIIDALIEAAENGKEVIVLVELRARFDEANNIEMSHRLEDAGCQILYGLGDYKVHSKLCLITKKKGDGFEYITQIGTGNYNEKTSRLYTDLSLITANQEIGADASRVFMALQRGETVSDGDVKHLLVAPKCLQNKIVDMIDEQIANKNAGKPAYIGVKINSLTDKVLIDKLIDASQAGVKVELIVRGICCVKPQVEDVTENITVISVVGRYLEHSRIYRFGVGDDEKIYIASADFMTRNTVRRVEVATPVYDAHAKDKIRHIFDTIMTDDEKGKELCADGEYVDRKINSTPIDSQEQFFEEAYKNADKSADNQ, encoded by the coding sequence ATGAAAAAACTGGAAGAAGTTTACACAAACAGGGAGCTGTCATGGTTACAGTTCAATGAGCGAGTATTAAATGAGGCGGGAAATCCAAGAGTACCGCTTGCAGAGAGACTGACTTTTGCATCAATCTACCAGACAAATCTGGATGAGTTTTTCATGGTAAGAGTAGGATCACTCATGATGCAGATGAATTCAAAGGAAAAGATTTTCGAGAACAAGACAAAGATGTCGAGTGAGGAACAGGTATCGGCAATCCTTGACAGAGTATGCGAGCTTGAGAAGAAAAAAGCAAGGATTTACGAGCAGCTCATGGGTGAGCTTGAGCCAAAGGGCGTGCGCATAATCAATTTCAACAAGCTGTCAAAGGATGAGGGTGATTTACTGGAGGCATATTTTGATGCACACATTGCACCTTTCCTCTCACCAATGATTATAGGAAAGCAGCAGCCGTTTCCATTCCTTGCAAATAAACAGCTCTATGCGGTAGTGCTTTTAACCACGCAGAAGGGAAAGAAAAAGACAGGTATCGTGCCATGCTCAAACAGCGTATTCAAGCGTCTGATTGAGATACCTACAAGACCGGGCACATTTATGCTGTCAGAGGAACTTATTTTACACTTTGTATCAAAGCTCTATCCAAAGTATGTAATCCGTGAGAAATCAATCATGCGTGTGACACGTAATGCGGATATTGATGCGCAGAGCATGTATGATGAGGATATGGATTACCGTAACATGATGGAGGAGCTCATCAAGAGGAGAGTGCGTCTTGATCCTGTAAGAGTTGAGCTTTCGAGAAAAATCAACCGCAAGGCGATTGACGAACTCTCGAGCTTCCTTGAGATTGGCAAAAAGCATTTTATCAGTGTAAAAACACCGCTTGATATGTCATTTGTATTCCAGCTTCAGCACTATCTGCGAGACAAGCAGGAGCTTTTCTTTGAGAAGCGTACACCGCGTGACACACCTGAGCTTTCGCTTAAGGAGAGTATACTCGGTCAGGTTGAGAAAAAGGATGTGCTTCTTTCATATCCGTTTGAGAGCATGAAGCCGTTTATCAAGATGCTTAACGATGCAGCAGAGGATCCTGATGTAGTTTCCATCAAGATGACACTATACAGAGTGGCAGACAAGAGCCAGATTATCGATGCACTTATAGAGGCTGCAGAAAACGGCAAGGAGGTTATCGTGCTTGTCGAGCTGCGTGCGAGGTTTGATGAGGCTAACAACATAGAGATGTCACACCGCCTTGAGGATGCAGGCTGTCAGATACTTTACGGACTCGGTGATTACAAGGTCCACTCAAAGCTCTGTCTCATCACAAAGAAAAAGGGCGATGGCTTTGAGTACATCACTCAGATTGGTACAGGAAACTACAACGAGAAGACCTCGCGTCTTTATACAGATTTATCCCTCATCACTGCAAATCAGGAGATTGGAGCAGATGCATCAAGGGTGTTTATGGCGCTTCAGAGAGGTGAGACTGTTTCGGACGGAGATGTAAAACATCTGCTTGTTGCCCCAAAATGCCTGCAGAATAAGATTGTTGACATGATTGATGAGCAGATTGCCAATAAGAATGCAGGAAAACCGGCATACATCGGAGTTAAGATTAACTCTCTCACTGATAAGGTGCTTATAGACAAGCTTATCGATGCATCACAGGCAGGTGTGAAGGTAGAGCTTATTGTCAGAGGAATCTGCTGTGTGAAGCCGCAGGTTGAGGATGTCACAGAAAACATCACTGTAATAAGTGTTGTAGGAAGATATCTTGAGCATTCACGTATATACAGATTTGGTGTGGGCGATGATGAGAAGATTTACATTGCGTCAGCAGATTTTATGACCAGAAATACAGTAAGACGTGTGGAGGTTGCAACACCGGTATACGATGCACATGCTAAGGACAAGATCCGCCATATCTTCGACACAATCATGACAGATGACGAGAAGGGCAAGGAGCTTTGTGCTGATGGTGAGTATGTGGACAGAAAGATAAACAGCACACCGATAGATTCGCAGGAGCAGTTCTTTGAGGAAGCATACAAAAATGCCGATAAGAGTGCGGACAATCAGTAA
- a CDS encoding SbcC/MukB-like Walker B domain-containing protein: protein MCLNNWGGINHKVLQFNEYVNLFSGKSGSGKSTVMDAIQVILYGSFSPTFLNKAADDAKNRRSVLSYLRGEQKDGSANRGDCDFCSVIALEIEDTGSHTFTCIGIAFEVRKNDSEIKRFVYFSHSGRMPEPSYVTADGFCYSNNDIKKLVNTRSQSADRRARGDVNRIYASKEAYLGTLYDVILGYIDPNRFITMEKSAIALRMTNGTGQFIRDYMFPKSDSGTIETISEQLDAYRQIREKIEDMRKRIELLKEIKESGQELVNIQSDIVMAETMIRCIDIEDMRARIQAAEDDKKRIEEEQDRLSEKADDIAGQQADLQQEYIQVCADLKSSDLGSKKDQLRELEKRSLMLTDNSRQWIKITNGLKAWDEDEVITDYVSNAVLNLIEEIVDGDVTEAKCQELHLKLESIKKDIEDELEDNTSQKNEITKELKEKKRLVDDMKNNRKSYSESLRSARAALQRDLSDRFGEPVKVQVFADMFDVQDEEWKNAIEGRMGRLKFSLITEPRYAHTAAVIFRDMKQFEDVDLINSKAIMDSEPKAMDGSLYEAVDTKEKYVDVCLKRYLGHIIKCRSVDELEQVRDGVTPDCYSYSNFIFRHLKKRDYTTNACIGGRVSKARLAEYEADVERLEKDQIQLMGIISSLKAQRDFECLKGEPEYFVGLSEASDELKAVNSQKNELEEIIRTMENGQYKELKEKKRLLEKNIDALKSAFSLNQQQINEKISQHEKIIGANEQRRAQLEDMLQGYVAREELEKQVQDMLQHSSGASVKSKQREKLIELQGADGNGGRQQSCVETLQTARYRYIKEFPSGQFSGAEKSNKAYEELLEKYEKDYEPEYESEFEEQCKVIYKSLRENVIGTIHGDIKAAKRHAYEINRLLRETNFSDSTYQIKIEPAKNENGQFYDMLMAEELDSKNPDNGGIAGQISFGEDDFYKKYEQKIKLLTDKFMPPRDEDEHLRMQKRKEMGQYADYRNYLSFSMYEQVTDENGRVIRENFVDDMAGRDSGGEGQNPKYVALLAGFAMLYMQQSNRDSKIKLVLLDEAFSKMDQERSAVCLKYARKMDLQLIVCVPDERLQSLIRNVDCVYGFRRHNNQISMMHIDKGDYLKLMEG from the coding sequence ATGTGTCTAAACAACTGGGGCGGAATAAATCACAAGGTTTTGCAATTTAATGAGTATGTCAATTTGTTCAGTGGTAAGAGTGGCTCGGGAAAATCAACCGTCATGGATGCGATTCAGGTAATCCTCTACGGCAGCTTCAGCCCCACCTTCTTGAACAAGGCTGCAGATGATGCAAAAAACAGGAGAAGTGTTCTGAGCTATTTGAGGGGTGAGCAGAAGGATGGCTCCGCAAATCGTGGCGACTGTGATTTTTGTTCGGTCATAGCGCTTGAGATAGAGGATACAGGCAGTCATACGTTTACATGTATAGGAATAGCCTTTGAGGTACGAAAAAACGATTCTGAGATTAAGAGATTTGTGTACTTCAGTCATTCGGGCAGGATGCCGGAGCCTTCATATGTGACAGCGGACGGCTTTTGCTATTCAAATAATGATATTAAAAAGCTTGTAAATACTCGCTCACAGTCAGCTGACAGACGCGCCAGAGGGGATGTAAACCGTATTTACGCATCGAAGGAGGCATACCTTGGCACATTATATGATGTGATTTTAGGATATATTGATCCGAATCGTTTTATCACAATGGAAAAAAGTGCTATTGCACTCAGAATGACAAATGGAACAGGCCAGTTTATACGTGATTATATGTTTCCAAAGAGTGACTCGGGCACGATAGAGACTATCAGTGAGCAGCTTGATGCATACAGACAAATCAGGGAAAAAATAGAGGATATGCGCAAGCGTATTGAGCTTCTCAAGGAAATAAAGGAGTCAGGGCAGGAACTGGTAAATATCCAAAGCGATATTGTCATGGCAGAGACAATGATCAGGTGCATAGATATCGAGGATATGCGTGCAAGGATTCAGGCAGCTGAGGATGATAAAAAGCGTATCGAAGAAGAACAGGACAGACTTTCAGAAAAGGCAGATGATATAGCCGGGCAGCAGGCAGATCTGCAGCAAGAGTATATCCAGGTATGTGCAGATTTGAAATCGAGCGACTTAGGAAGCAAAAAGGATCAGCTTAGGGAGCTTGAGAAGAGAAGTCTCATGCTTACCGACAACAGCCGTCAGTGGATTAAAATCACAAACGGACTAAAGGCCTGGGATGAGGATGAGGTCATCACAGATTATGTGAGCAATGCAGTTTTAAACCTCATTGAAGAGATTGTGGATGGCGATGTCACGGAGGCAAAATGTCAGGAGCTTCATCTAAAGCTTGAGTCTATAAAGAAGGATATCGAGGATGAGCTCGAGGACAATACTTCGCAGAAAAATGAGATAACAAAAGAGCTTAAAGAGAAAAAACGTCTGGTCGATGATATGAAGAACAACCGCAAGTCGTACAGTGAGAGCCTGCGTTCGGCAAGAGCTGCGCTGCAGAGGGACTTAAGTGATAGATTTGGCGAGCCTGTGAAGGTACAGGTATTTGCGGATATGTTTGATGTACAGGACGAGGAATGGAAGAATGCCATAGAAGGACGTATGGGCAGGCTCAAGTTCTCACTTATCACAGAGCCGCGTTATGCGCATACTGCTGCTGTTATTTTCAGAGACATGAAGCAGTTTGAGGATGTCGACCTCATCAATTCCAAGGCTATCATGGACAGTGAACCAAAGGCCATGGATGGTTCGCTTTATGAGGCAGTGGATACAAAGGAAAAGTATGTAGATGTCTGCCTGAAAAGATATCTGGGACATATTATAAAGTGCCGTAGTGTTGACGAGCTTGAGCAGGTACGAGATGGAGTTACACCGGACTGCTACTCATACAGCAACTTTATTTTCAGACATCTGAAGAAGCGCGATTATACTACAAATGCCTGCATCGGAGGCAGGGTATCCAAGGCAAGACTTGCCGAGTATGAGGCAGATGTGGAGAGGCTTGAGAAGGACCAGATACAGCTTATGGGTATTATTTCAAGTCTTAAGGCACAGAGAGATTTTGAGTGCTTAAAGGGGGAGCCGGAGTATTTTGTGGGCCTTTCTGAGGCGTCAGATGAGCTTAAAGCAGTTAATTCGCAGAAAAATGAGCTCGAAGAGATTATTAGGACAATGGAGAATGGGCAGTACAAGGAGCTAAAGGAGAAAAAGAGGCTTCTTGAGAAAAACATCGATGCACTTAAGAGTGCTTTTTCACTGAATCAGCAGCAGATAAATGAAAAGATAAGCCAGCATGAGAAAATCATAGGTGCAAACGAACAGCGAAGAGCACAGCTGGAAGATATGTTACAGGGCTATGTTGCCAGAGAGGAGCTTGAGAAGCAGGTGCAGGATATGCTGCAGCATAGTTCAGGAGCATCGGTCAAGAGCAAACAGCGTGAGAAGCTTATTGAGCTGCAAGGCGCAGACGGAAATGGTGGCAGGCAGCAGTCGTGTGTTGAGACGTTGCAGACTGCCCGCTACAGGTATATAAAGGAGTTTCCGTCAGGTCAGTTCAGCGGAGCCGAGAAGTCAAATAAGGCATATGAGGAGCTGCTGGAGAAGTACGAGAAGGATTATGAGCCGGAATATGAGAGTGAGTTTGAGGAGCAGTGCAAGGTGATCTACAAAAGTCTCAGAGAGAATGTCATCGGTACAATCCACGGTGATATTAAGGCTGCAAAGCGCCATGCCTATGAGATAAACAGGCTTCTTAGGGAGACTAATTTCTCAGACAGTACCTATCAGATTAAGATAGAGCCGGCAAAGAACGAAAACGGTCAGTTCTATGATATGCTTATGGCGGAAGAACTGGACAGTAAAAATCCGGATAATGGCGGAATAGCTGGACAGATAAGCTTTGGTGAGGATGATTTTTATAAGAAATATGAGCAGAAAATTAAACTTTTGACAGACAAGTTCATGCCGCCAAGGGATGAGGATGAGCATCTGCGAATGCAGAAGCGCAAGGAAATGGGGCAGTATGCGGATTACCGCAATTATCTGTCATTCAGCATGTATGAGCAGGTTACGGACGAAAACGGCCGTGTCATCAGGGAAAACTTTGTAGATGACATGGCAGGACGTGATTCGGGCGGCGAGGGACAGAACCCTAAGTATGTTGCGCTTCTTGCGGGCTTTGCGATGCTTTATATGCAGCAGAGCAATCGTGATTCAAAGATTAAGCTGGTGCTTTTGGATGAGGCATTTTCCAAGATGGATCAGGAGCGAAGTGCGGTGTGTCTCAAGTATGCAAGGAAGATGGACTTGCAGCTGATTGTCTGTGTACCGGATGAACGTCTGCAGTCGCTTATCCGAAATGTGGACTGTGTCTATGGCTTCAGGCGGCATAATAATCAGATTTCTATGATGCATATAGACAAGGGCGATTATCTGAAATTGATGGAGGGATAG